The proteins below are encoded in one region of Struthio camelus isolate bStrCam1 chromosome 11, bStrCam1.hap1, whole genome shotgun sequence:
- the AIFM1 gene encoding apoptosis-inducing factor 1, mitochondrial isoform X3, which produces MAVQRVRQQGGVEVADMRRPIGVEDGRGEQHAAARPAGPGGGGGGGKTHPRRETARRPQHGGQTIEASGAERPPRKAGREGVRQRRPMGARRRALARAPCGRRGRAGPARGKRREVTGDMFRCRVAAAGGSLARALRPLSPAPRGRAAAGNLLQRWNVPVKLQMSRQMASSGVPRGKGDSSVFVLIVGLSTLGAGAYAYKTLKENKERFTSRVTTITTRSQENESSPSDADTASQGTAAPGARPEVPSHVPFLLIGGGTAAFAAARSIRARDPGARVLIVSEDPALPYMRPPLSKELWFSDDPNVTETLRFKQWNGKERSIYFQPPSFYVPARDLPFVENGGVAVLCGKKVVHMDVRGNVVKLSDGTQISYDKCLIATGGSPRNLPAIERAGKDVQQRLTLFRKIEDFKNLEKISREVKSITIIGGGFLGSELACALGRRAQARGLEVIQLFPENGNMGKVLPEYLSNWTTEKVRREGVKVMPNAVVKSVSVCGNRLMIKLKNGQKVETDHIVAAVGLEPNVELAKSAGLEVDSDFGGFRVNAELQARSNIWVAGDAACFYDIKLGRRRVEHHDHAVVSGRLAGENMTGAAKPYWHQSMFWC; this is translated from the exons ATGGCGGTGCAGCGCGTCCGCCAGCAGGGCGGAGTAGAGGTGGCCGATATGCGGCGGCCCATTGGCGTAGAAGATGGGCGTGGAGAGCAGCACGCGGCGGCCCGACCCGCcggacccggcggcggcggcggcggcggcaagaCGCATCCCCGGCGCGAGACGGCGCGGCGGCCGCAGCATGGCGGCCAGACCATAGAGGCGAGCGGCGCAGAGCGGCCGCCTCGGAAGGCGGGGCGGGAAGGGGTGCGCCAGAGGAGGCCAATGGGAGCAAGGCGGCGGGCGCTGGCGCGTGCGCCGTGCGGGCGGCGGGGTCGAGCCGGGCCGGCCCGGGGCAAGCGGCGCGAGGTGACTGGCGACATGTTCCGATGTCGCgtggccgccgccggcgggagccTGGCGCGCGCGCTGCGCCCCCTCAgtcccgcgccgcggggccgcgccgccgcag GCAACTTGTTGCAGCGCTGGAATGTCCCCGTAAAACTACAGATGAGCAGACAAATGGCTAGCTCTGGTGTGCCCAGGGGCAAAGGCGATAGTTCTGTTTTTGTCCTTATTGTGGGCTTATCAACATTAGGAGCGGGTGCATAT GCATACAAGacattgaaagaaaacaaagagcgaTTCACTAGCCGTGTCACCACAATAACCACACGATCCCAAGAAAATGAATCATCTCCTTCTG atgcagACACTGCCTCTCAAGGCACAGCAG CTCCAGGAGCTCGCCCTGAGGTCCCATCTCACGTTCCTTTCCTGCTAATTGGTGGaggaactgctgcttttgctgctgcccGATCCATTCGGGCTCGTGACCCTGGTGCCCGG GTGCTGATTGTGTCTGAAGATCCTGCCCTGCCCTATATGCGTCCACCCCTTTCCAAAGAATTGTGGTTTTCAGATGATCCAAATGTGACAGAGACCCTGCGATTCAAACAGTGGAATGGCAAAGAGAGGAG tatATATTTCCAGCCTCCGTCATTCTATGTGCCTGCTCGCGATCTTCCTTTTGTAGAAAATGGTGGAGTAGCAGTTCTGTGTGGCAAGAAG gttGTACATATGGATGTTAGAGGCAACGTAGTGAAACTCAGTGATGGTACCCAGATATCCTATGACAAATGTCTAATTGCCACTG GTGGTTCCCCAAGGAATCTACCCGCAAttgaaagagcaggaaaagatGTACAACAAAGGCTGACACTGTTCCGCAAG ATTGAGGACTTCAAAAATCTGGAGAAGATTTCAAGAGAAGTCAAGTCCATCACAATTATTGGTGGTGGTTTTCTGGGCAGTGAACTGGCCTGTGCTCTGGGAAGAAGAG CACAAGCCAGAGGCCTGGAGGTGATTCAGCTGTTTCCAGAGAATGGCAATATGGGCAAAGTCTTGCCTGAATATCTGAGCAACTGGACCACAGAGAAAGTCAGAAGAG AGGGTGTTAAAGTCATGCCTAATGCTGTGGTgaagtctgtctctgtctgtggCAATCGGCTGATGATCAAACTTAAGAATGGCCAAAAG GTGGAGACTGATCACATTGTGGCTGCAGTAGGGCTCGAGCCTAATGTGGAATTAGCAAAGTCTGCTGGGCTGGAGGTAGACTCTGACTTCGGAGGGTTCCGGGTGaatgcagagctgcaggcacGCTCCAATATCTGGGTG GCAGGGGATGCTGCCTGCTTCTATGACATCAAGCTAGGTAGGAGACGCGTGGAGCACCACGATCATGCCGTTGTAAGTGGAAGACTAGCTGGAGAAAACATGACAGGAGCTGCAAAGCCCTACTGGCATCAGTCCATGTTCTG GTGTTAA
- the MARS2 gene encoding methionine--tRNA ligase, mitochondrial: protein MSPLQLCAQVSGLFRQALTQAAISFTDFIRTSEPRHQRAVQHFWAALRDCGALYKGSYQGWYCTSEECFLPESQLVDHRDAQGRMCKVSLETGHQVHWTKEENYMFRLSEFQEPLQKWLRDNPHVISPVPFYQQVLHWLEEDLPDLSVSRERSRLQWGIPVPSDSTQTIYVWVDALVNYLSVVGYPETHSEWWPAAHHVVGKDILKFHAVYWPALLMAAGLAPPERIYVHSHWTVQGKKMSKSLGNVIDPVSCFGQYTVDGFRYFLLRQGVPERDCDYYDEKVVKLVNSELADALGGLLNRSTALSINPSNTYPYFSESCFPKISDYDRTQALGKASAEDYELVASVASLPLRVTSYFEGFQIYKALECIALCVRETNGFFQRHRPWKLEQKDPAEKLWLDTIIHVTLECLRVYGILLQPVIPNIADKLLSRLAVEPEERSLSSLTFLPRYNGKPCPFEGRQLGPDTGILFHRLEKSRQSQMKNKRL from the exons ATGTCACCCCTGCAGCTTTGTGCCCAGGTGTCGGGGCTGTTCCGCCAGGCCTTGACCCAGGCAGCCATCTCCTTCACAGACTTCATCCGCACCAGTGAGCCCCGCCACCAGCGAGCCGTGCAGCATTTCTGGGCTGCCCTCCGGGACTGCGGGGCACTCTACAAAGGGTCATATCAGGGCTGGTACTGCACCTCGGAGGAGTGCTTCCTGCCCGAGAGCCAGCTTGTTGACCACAGGGACGCCCAGGGACGCATGTGCAAGGTGTCTTTGGAGACTGGCCATCAG GTACACTGGACCAAAGAGGAGAATTACATGTTCAGGCTCTCTGAATTCCAGGAGCCACTGCAGAAGTGGCTCCGGGACAACCCACATGTCATTTCCCCTGTTCCTTTCTATCAGCAAGTGCTCCACTGGCTGGAAGAGGACTTGCCAGACTTGTCCGTCTCTCGTGAGAGAAGCCGGTTACAGTGGGGTATCCCTGTCCCCAGTGACTCAACGCAAACTATTTATGTATGGGTGGATGCCTTGGTGAACTATCTGAGTGTTGTAGGTTACCCTGAGACACACAGTGAGTGGTGGCCTGCTGCACACCATGTTGTGGGCAAGGATATCCTCAAGTTTCATGCTGTCTACTGGCCAGCCCTGTTGATGGCAGCTGGGCTGGCCCCCCCTGAGCGGATCTACGTGCATTCCCACTGGACTGTCCAAGGGAAGAAGATGTCCAAAAGCCTGGGCAACGTGATTGACCCTGTTTCTTGTTTTGGACAGTATACAGTAGATGGTTTTCGGTACTTCCTGCTAAGGCAAGGCGTGCCTGAGCGGGATTGTGACTATTATGATGAGAAGGTTGTTAAGCTAGTGAATTCAGAACTGGCAGATGCGCTTGGGGGACTTCTGAATCGTTCAACAGCCCTCAGCATTAACCCTAGCAACACTTACCCTTATTTCTCAGAGTCTTGTTTTCCGAAGATTTCAGATTATGATAGGACACAAGCCTTGGGTAAGGCTTCAGCTGAAGACTATGAGCTGGTGGCATCTGTGGCTTCCTTACCTCTGCGGGTGACCAGTTATTTTGAAGGTTTCCAGATCTACAAGGCTTTAGAATGTATTGCCCTATGCGTAAGGGAGACCAACGGCTTCTTCCAGAGACACAGACCCTGGAAACTGGAACAGAAAGACCCTGCGGAGAAGCTCTGGCTTGACACCATCATCCATGTTACGCTGGAATGCCTGCGGGTCTATGGGATTCTCCTGCAGCCTGTGATCCCAAACATTGCAGACAAGTTGCTTTCCAGGCTGGCTGTTGAGCCAGAGGAGAGAAGTCTCTCAAGTTTGACGTTTCTGCCACGCTACAATGGGAAGCCTTGTCCCTTTGAAGGGAGACAGCTTGGACCTGACACTGGCATCTTATTTCACAGACTGGAGAAGTCGAGACAGTCTCAGATGAAAAACAAGAGGCTCTAG
- the AIFM1 gene encoding apoptosis-inducing factor 1, mitochondrial isoform X2: protein MAVQRVRQQGGVEVADMRRPIGVEDGRGEQHAAARPAGPGGGGGGGKTHPRRETARRPQHGGQTIEASGAERPPRKAGREGVRQRRPMGARRRALARAPCGRRGRAGPARGKRREVTGDMFRCRVAAAGGSLARALRPLSPAPRGRAAAVLQCHHLRYPSRSLTSSGVPGKAGSNLLFYLIVGGTVTGAGAYAYKTLKENKERFTSRVTTITTRSQENESSPSDADTASQGTAAPGARPEVPSHVPFLLIGGGTAAFAAARSIRARDPGARVLIVSEDPALPYMRPPLSKELWFSDDPNVTETLRFKQWNGKERSIYFQPPSFYVPARDLPFVENGGVAVLCGKKVVHMDVRGNVVKLSDGTQISYDKCLIATGGSPRNLPAIERAGKDVQQRLTLFRKIEDFKNLEKISREVKSITIIGGGFLGSELACALGRRAQARGLEVIQLFPENGNMGKVLPEYLSNWTTEKVRREGVKVMPNAVVKSVSVCGNRLMIKLKNGQKVETDHIVAAVGLEPNVELAKSAGLEVDSDFGGFRVNAELQARSNIWVAGDAACFYDIKLGRRRVEHHDHAVVSGRLAGENMTGAAKPYWHQSMFWSDLGPDVGYEAIGLVDSSLPTVGVFAKATAKDTPKSATEQSGTGIRSESETEAEASEVAISSSSSPMPQVPKQGEDYGKGVIFYLRDKVVVGIVLWNVFNRMPIARKIIKDGEEHADLNEVAKLFNIHED from the exons ATGGCGGTGCAGCGCGTCCGCCAGCAGGGCGGAGTAGAGGTGGCCGATATGCGGCGGCCCATTGGCGTAGAAGATGGGCGTGGAGAGCAGCACGCGGCGGCCCGACCCGCcggacccggcggcggcggcggcggcggcaagaCGCATCCCCGGCGCGAGACGGCGCGGCGGCCGCAGCATGGCGGCCAGACCATAGAGGCGAGCGGCGCAGAGCGGCCGCCTCGGAAGGCGGGGCGGGAAGGGGTGCGCCAGAGGAGGCCAATGGGAGCAAGGCGGCGGGCGCTGGCGCGTGCGCCGTGCGGGCGGCGGGGTCGAGCCGGGCCGGCCCGGGGCAAGCGGCGCGAGGTGACTGGCGACATGTTCCGATGTCGCgtggccgccgccggcgggagccTGGCGCGCGCGCTGCGCCCCCTCAgtcccgcgccgcggggccgcgccgccgcag TTTTGCAGTGTCATCATCTAAGATACCCTTCTAGATCACTAACGTCTTCAGGTGTTCCTGGGAAAGCTGGCAGCAACCTACTGTTCTACTTAATTGTAGGAGGAACAGTCACTGGGGCAGGAGCTTAT GCATACAAGacattgaaagaaaacaaagagcgaTTCACTAGCCGTGTCACCACAATAACCACACGATCCCAAGAAAATGAATCATCTCCTTCTG atgcagACACTGCCTCTCAAGGCACAGCAG CTCCAGGAGCTCGCCCTGAGGTCCCATCTCACGTTCCTTTCCTGCTAATTGGTGGaggaactgctgcttttgctgctgcccGATCCATTCGGGCTCGTGACCCTGGTGCCCGG GTGCTGATTGTGTCTGAAGATCCTGCCCTGCCCTATATGCGTCCACCCCTTTCCAAAGAATTGTGGTTTTCAGATGATCCAAATGTGACAGAGACCCTGCGATTCAAACAGTGGAATGGCAAAGAGAGGAG tatATATTTCCAGCCTCCGTCATTCTATGTGCCTGCTCGCGATCTTCCTTTTGTAGAAAATGGTGGAGTAGCAGTTCTGTGTGGCAAGAAG gttGTACATATGGATGTTAGAGGCAACGTAGTGAAACTCAGTGATGGTACCCAGATATCCTATGACAAATGTCTAATTGCCACTG GTGGTTCCCCAAGGAATCTACCCGCAAttgaaagagcaggaaaagatGTACAACAAAGGCTGACACTGTTCCGCAAG ATTGAGGACTTCAAAAATCTGGAGAAGATTTCAAGAGAAGTCAAGTCCATCACAATTATTGGTGGTGGTTTTCTGGGCAGTGAACTGGCCTGTGCTCTGGGAAGAAGAG CACAAGCCAGAGGCCTGGAGGTGATTCAGCTGTTTCCAGAGAATGGCAATATGGGCAAAGTCTTGCCTGAATATCTGAGCAACTGGACCACAGAGAAAGTCAGAAGAG AGGGTGTTAAAGTCATGCCTAATGCTGTGGTgaagtctgtctctgtctgtggCAATCGGCTGATGATCAAACTTAAGAATGGCCAAAAG GTGGAGACTGATCACATTGTGGCTGCAGTAGGGCTCGAGCCTAATGTGGAATTAGCAAAGTCTGCTGGGCTGGAGGTAGACTCTGACTTCGGAGGGTTCCGGGTGaatgcagagctgcaggcacGCTCCAATATCTGGGTG GCAGGGGATGCTGCCTGCTTCTATGACATCAAGCTAGGTAGGAGACGCGTGGAGCACCACGATCATGCCGTTGTAAGTGGAAGACTAGCTGGAGAAAACATGACAGGAGCTGCAAAGCCCTACTGGCATCAGTCCATGTTCTG GAGCGATCTGGGTCCTGACGTGGGGTATGAAGCCATTGGCCTTGTTGACAGTAGTTTGCCTACGGTAGGAGTCTTTgctaaagcaacagcaaaagacACACCAAAATCTGCAACAGAGCAATCAG GGACGGGTATTCGATCAGAAAGTGAAACGGAAGCAGAAGCCTCAGAAGTAGCCATTTCTTCAAGCTCTTCACCAATGCCTCAAGTTCCGAAGCAAGGAGAAGATTACGGCAAAGGTGTCATTTTCTACCTCAGGGATAAAGTTGTGGTAGGAATTGTGTTATGGAACGTCTTCAACAGGATGCCCATTGCTCGAAAG atcATCAAAGATGGGGAGGAGCACGCTGATCTCAATGAAGTAGCTAAGCTGTTCAACATCCATGAAGACTAA
- the AIFM1 gene encoding apoptosis-inducing factor 1, mitochondrial isoform X4: MAVQRVRQQGGVEVADMRRPIGVEDGRGEQHAAARPAGPGGGGGGGKTHPRRETARRPQHGGQTIEASGAERPPRKAGREGVRQRRPMGARRRALARAPCGRRGRAGPARGKRREVTGDMFRCRVAAAGGSLARALRPLSPAPRGRAAAVLQCHHLRYPSRSLTSSGVPGKAGSNLLFYLIVGGTVTGAGAYAYKTLKENKERFTSRVTTITTRSQENESSPSDADTASQGTAAPGARPEVPSHVPFLLIGGGTAAFAAARSIRARDPGARVLIVSEDPALPYMRPPLSKELWFSDDPNVTETLRFKQWNGKERSIYFQPPSFYVPARDLPFVENGGVAVLCGKKVVHMDVRGNVVKLSDGTQISYDKCLIATGGSPRNLPAIERAGKDVQQRLTLFRKIEDFKNLEKISREVKSITIIGGGFLGSELACALGRRAQARGLEVIQLFPENGNMGKVLPEYLSNWTTEKVRREGVKVMPNAVVKSVSVCGNRLMIKLKNGQKVETDHIVAAVGLEPNVELAKSAGLEVDSDFGGFRVNAELQARSNIWVAGDAACFYDIKLGRRRVEHHDHAVVSGRLAGENMTGAAKPYWHQSMFWC; the protein is encoded by the exons ATGGCGGTGCAGCGCGTCCGCCAGCAGGGCGGAGTAGAGGTGGCCGATATGCGGCGGCCCATTGGCGTAGAAGATGGGCGTGGAGAGCAGCACGCGGCGGCCCGACCCGCcggacccggcggcggcggcggcggcggcaagaCGCATCCCCGGCGCGAGACGGCGCGGCGGCCGCAGCATGGCGGCCAGACCATAGAGGCGAGCGGCGCAGAGCGGCCGCCTCGGAAGGCGGGGCGGGAAGGGGTGCGCCAGAGGAGGCCAATGGGAGCAAGGCGGCGGGCGCTGGCGCGTGCGCCGTGCGGGCGGCGGGGTCGAGCCGGGCCGGCCCGGGGCAAGCGGCGCGAGGTGACTGGCGACATGTTCCGATGTCGCgtggccgccgccggcgggagccTGGCGCGCGCGCTGCGCCCCCTCAgtcccgcgccgcggggccgcgccgccgcag TTTTGCAGTGTCATCATCTAAGATACCCTTCTAGATCACTAACGTCTTCAGGTGTTCCTGGGAAAGCTGGCAGCAACCTACTGTTCTACTTAATTGTAGGAGGAACAGTCACTGGGGCAGGAGCTTAT GCATACAAGacattgaaagaaaacaaagagcgaTTCACTAGCCGTGTCACCACAATAACCACACGATCCCAAGAAAATGAATCATCTCCTTCTG atgcagACACTGCCTCTCAAGGCACAGCAG CTCCAGGAGCTCGCCCTGAGGTCCCATCTCACGTTCCTTTCCTGCTAATTGGTGGaggaactgctgcttttgctgctgcccGATCCATTCGGGCTCGTGACCCTGGTGCCCGG GTGCTGATTGTGTCTGAAGATCCTGCCCTGCCCTATATGCGTCCACCCCTTTCCAAAGAATTGTGGTTTTCAGATGATCCAAATGTGACAGAGACCCTGCGATTCAAACAGTGGAATGGCAAAGAGAGGAG tatATATTTCCAGCCTCCGTCATTCTATGTGCCTGCTCGCGATCTTCCTTTTGTAGAAAATGGTGGAGTAGCAGTTCTGTGTGGCAAGAAG gttGTACATATGGATGTTAGAGGCAACGTAGTGAAACTCAGTGATGGTACCCAGATATCCTATGACAAATGTCTAATTGCCACTG GTGGTTCCCCAAGGAATCTACCCGCAAttgaaagagcaggaaaagatGTACAACAAAGGCTGACACTGTTCCGCAAG ATTGAGGACTTCAAAAATCTGGAGAAGATTTCAAGAGAAGTCAAGTCCATCACAATTATTGGTGGTGGTTTTCTGGGCAGTGAACTGGCCTGTGCTCTGGGAAGAAGAG CACAAGCCAGAGGCCTGGAGGTGATTCAGCTGTTTCCAGAGAATGGCAATATGGGCAAAGTCTTGCCTGAATATCTGAGCAACTGGACCACAGAGAAAGTCAGAAGAG AGGGTGTTAAAGTCATGCCTAATGCTGTGGTgaagtctgtctctgtctgtggCAATCGGCTGATGATCAAACTTAAGAATGGCCAAAAG GTGGAGACTGATCACATTGTGGCTGCAGTAGGGCTCGAGCCTAATGTGGAATTAGCAAAGTCTGCTGGGCTGGAGGTAGACTCTGACTTCGGAGGGTTCCGGGTGaatgcagagctgcaggcacGCTCCAATATCTGGGTG GCAGGGGATGCTGCCTGCTTCTATGACATCAAGCTAGGTAGGAGACGCGTGGAGCACCACGATCATGCCGTTGTAAGTGGAAGACTAGCTGGAGAAAACATGACAGGAGCTGCAAAGCCCTACTGGCATCAGTCCATGTTCTG GTGTTAA
- the AIFM1 gene encoding apoptosis-inducing factor 1, mitochondrial isoform X1 yields MAVQRVRQQGGVEVADMRRPIGVEDGRGEQHAAARPAGPGGGGGGGKTHPRRETARRPQHGGQTIEASGAERPPRKAGREGVRQRRPMGARRRALARAPCGRRGRAGPARGKRREVTGDMFRCRVAAAGGSLARALRPLSPAPRGRAAAGNLLQRWNVPVKLQMSRQMASSGVPRGKGDSSVFVLIVGLSTLGAGAYAYKTLKENKERFTSRVTTITTRSQENESSPSDADTASQGTAAPGARPEVPSHVPFLLIGGGTAAFAAARSIRARDPGARVLIVSEDPALPYMRPPLSKELWFSDDPNVTETLRFKQWNGKERSIYFQPPSFYVPARDLPFVENGGVAVLCGKKVVHMDVRGNVVKLSDGTQISYDKCLIATGGSPRNLPAIERAGKDVQQRLTLFRKIEDFKNLEKISREVKSITIIGGGFLGSELACALGRRAQARGLEVIQLFPENGNMGKVLPEYLSNWTTEKVRREGVKVMPNAVVKSVSVCGNRLMIKLKNGQKVETDHIVAAVGLEPNVELAKSAGLEVDSDFGGFRVNAELQARSNIWVAGDAACFYDIKLGRRRVEHHDHAVVSGRLAGENMTGAAKPYWHQSMFWSDLGPDVGYEAIGLVDSSLPTVGVFAKATAKDTPKSATEQSGTGIRSESETEAEASEVAISSSSSPMPQVPKQGEDYGKGVIFYLRDKVVVGIVLWNVFNRMPIARKIIKDGEEHADLNEVAKLFNIHED; encoded by the exons ATGGCGGTGCAGCGCGTCCGCCAGCAGGGCGGAGTAGAGGTGGCCGATATGCGGCGGCCCATTGGCGTAGAAGATGGGCGTGGAGAGCAGCACGCGGCGGCCCGACCCGCcggacccggcggcggcggcggcggcggcaagaCGCATCCCCGGCGCGAGACGGCGCGGCGGCCGCAGCATGGCGGCCAGACCATAGAGGCGAGCGGCGCAGAGCGGCCGCCTCGGAAGGCGGGGCGGGAAGGGGTGCGCCAGAGGAGGCCAATGGGAGCAAGGCGGCGGGCGCTGGCGCGTGCGCCGTGCGGGCGGCGGGGTCGAGCCGGGCCGGCCCGGGGCAAGCGGCGCGAGGTGACTGGCGACATGTTCCGATGTCGCgtggccgccgccggcgggagccTGGCGCGCGCGCTGCGCCCCCTCAgtcccgcgccgcggggccgcgccgccgcag GCAACTTGTTGCAGCGCTGGAATGTCCCCGTAAAACTACAGATGAGCAGACAAATGGCTAGCTCTGGTGTGCCCAGGGGCAAAGGCGATAGTTCTGTTTTTGTCCTTATTGTGGGCTTATCAACATTAGGAGCGGGTGCATAT GCATACAAGacattgaaagaaaacaaagagcgaTTCACTAGCCGTGTCACCACAATAACCACACGATCCCAAGAAAATGAATCATCTCCTTCTG atgcagACACTGCCTCTCAAGGCACAGCAG CTCCAGGAGCTCGCCCTGAGGTCCCATCTCACGTTCCTTTCCTGCTAATTGGTGGaggaactgctgcttttgctgctgcccGATCCATTCGGGCTCGTGACCCTGGTGCCCGG GTGCTGATTGTGTCTGAAGATCCTGCCCTGCCCTATATGCGTCCACCCCTTTCCAAAGAATTGTGGTTTTCAGATGATCCAAATGTGACAGAGACCCTGCGATTCAAACAGTGGAATGGCAAAGAGAGGAG tatATATTTCCAGCCTCCGTCATTCTATGTGCCTGCTCGCGATCTTCCTTTTGTAGAAAATGGTGGAGTAGCAGTTCTGTGTGGCAAGAAG gttGTACATATGGATGTTAGAGGCAACGTAGTGAAACTCAGTGATGGTACCCAGATATCCTATGACAAATGTCTAATTGCCACTG GTGGTTCCCCAAGGAATCTACCCGCAAttgaaagagcaggaaaagatGTACAACAAAGGCTGACACTGTTCCGCAAG ATTGAGGACTTCAAAAATCTGGAGAAGATTTCAAGAGAAGTCAAGTCCATCACAATTATTGGTGGTGGTTTTCTGGGCAGTGAACTGGCCTGTGCTCTGGGAAGAAGAG CACAAGCCAGAGGCCTGGAGGTGATTCAGCTGTTTCCAGAGAATGGCAATATGGGCAAAGTCTTGCCTGAATATCTGAGCAACTGGACCACAGAGAAAGTCAGAAGAG AGGGTGTTAAAGTCATGCCTAATGCTGTGGTgaagtctgtctctgtctgtggCAATCGGCTGATGATCAAACTTAAGAATGGCCAAAAG GTGGAGACTGATCACATTGTGGCTGCAGTAGGGCTCGAGCCTAATGTGGAATTAGCAAAGTCTGCTGGGCTGGAGGTAGACTCTGACTTCGGAGGGTTCCGGGTGaatgcagagctgcaggcacGCTCCAATATCTGGGTG GCAGGGGATGCTGCCTGCTTCTATGACATCAAGCTAGGTAGGAGACGCGTGGAGCACCACGATCATGCCGTTGTAAGTGGAAGACTAGCTGGAGAAAACATGACAGGAGCTGCAAAGCCCTACTGGCATCAGTCCATGTTCTG GAGCGATCTGGGTCCTGACGTGGGGTATGAAGCCATTGGCCTTGTTGACAGTAGTTTGCCTACGGTAGGAGTCTTTgctaaagcaacagcaaaagacACACCAAAATCTGCAACAGAGCAATCAG GGACGGGTATTCGATCAGAAAGTGAAACGGAAGCAGAAGCCTCAGAAGTAGCCATTTCTTCAAGCTCTTCACCAATGCCTCAAGTTCCGAAGCAAGGAGAAGATTACGGCAAAGGTGTCATTTTCTACCTCAGGGATAAAGTTGTGGTAGGAATTGTGTTATGGAACGTCTTCAACAGGATGCCCATTGCTCGAAAG atcATCAAAGATGGGGAGGAGCACGCTGATCTCAATGAAGTAGCTAAGCTGTTCAACATCCATGAAGACTAA